A DNA window from Gillisia sp. Hel1_33_143 contains the following coding sequences:
- a CDS encoding peptide MFS transporter, with translation MATAQVTPTDFFKSNVLGHPAGLFVLFFTEMWERFSFYGMRVLLVNFLTMAIVGVDNPGWGWSAENAGALFGTYAGLLYLTPILGGLIADKFTGYRWAVIIGAAIMTLGHASMALETEFSLYFGLGLLVIGTGFFKPNITSIISEMYEGKSDKKDGAYTIFYMGVNAGAFFGMMLCGYLAEKIGWSWGFGLAGIFMFLGTLQFWLSKPLFGKVGGVPDKALAEKHLREEESKGVSHKPNPFTLVDKILIAASASIGFIYLLNDPLSRIGNYNLFPEFLPFNVGGEQFSGPIGMAILGLILFLILVISRISRYAPIVRDRLIAVIIFAFFTVFFFMSFEQGASSLIIFARDNVDRVLVGSSATIFNVVNALLTVVPLAIITWVLYLLWKQTYSKIPGSNIILGICFAGIWALVIWMLGREFTADTTEITVSWFSILNSFFIIVFASFFSKWWESKYNPSAAFKYSFGLILLGLGFGLLALGSSGVAEGAKVSMIWLILAYLLHTLGELCLSPLGLSYVSKLVPARMIAFMFGMWYLAIAIGNKLAGSLGGMIETVTQEYDLSTFFLIFTIVPIAGGVLVALLNPLLKRLMHDIR, from the coding sequence ATGGCAACAGCGCAAGTAACTCCAACAGATTTCTTTAAAAGTAATGTGTTGGGCCACCCAGCAGGTCTTTTTGTATTGTTCTTTACAGAAATGTGGGAAAGATTCTCTTTCTATGGAATGAGAGTTCTCTTAGTGAATTTCTTAACCATGGCAATTGTAGGAGTAGATAATCCTGGATGGGGTTGGTCTGCAGAAAATGCAGGAGCTCTTTTTGGTACCTACGCAGGTCTTCTATATTTAACGCCTATACTAGGTGGTTTAATTGCTGATAAGTTTACAGGGTATCGTTGGGCAGTAATTATAGGAGCAGCTATTATGACGCTAGGTCATGCTTCTATGGCTTTGGAAACCGAATTTTCGCTATATTTTGGATTAGGATTGCTTGTAATAGGAACGGGTTTCTTTAAGCCTAATATTACCTCTATTATTTCTGAAATGTATGAAGGCAAATCTGATAAAAAAGATGGAGCTTATACGATTTTCTATATGGGTGTAAACGCAGGTGCTTTCTTCGGAATGATGCTTTGCGGATATCTTGCTGAAAAAATTGGATGGAGCTGGGGCTTTGGTCTTGCCGGAATTTTTATGTTTTTAGGAACGCTTCAATTTTGGTTATCTAAACCTCTTTTTGGAAAAGTCGGTGGAGTGCCAGATAAAGCTTTAGCAGAAAAACATCTTCGTGAAGAGGAAAGTAAAGGAGTATCTCATAAACCTAATCCATTTACATTAGTAGATAAGATATTAATTGCTGCTTCTGCCAGTATTGGTTTTATCTATTTATTAAATGATCCTTTATCTAGAATCGGGAACTACAATTTATTTCCAGAATTCTTGCCTTTTAATGTAGGTGGAGAACAATTTAGTGGTCCAATTGGGATGGCTATTCTTGGGCTGATATTATTTTTAATATTAGTAATTTCAAGAATTTCGAGATATGCGCCAATAGTTAGGGATAGGCTAATAGCGGTGATCATCTTCGCTTTTTTTACAGTATTCTTCTTTATGTCTTTTGAGCAAGGCGCCTCTTCCTTGATCATATTTGCTAGAGATAATGTAGATAGAGTGCTTGTAGGAAGTTCGGCTACTATTTTTAATGTAGTGAATGCATTATTAACTGTGGTGCCATTGGCAATTATAACTTGGGTATTGTATCTCTTATGGAAACAGACCTACAGTAAAATTCCGGGTTCTAATATTATTTTAGGGATTTGTTTTGCGGGGATATGGGCGCTTGTTATATGGATGTTAGGAAGAGAGTTTACTGCAGATACCACAGAGATCACTGTATCATGGTTTAGTATTCTAAATTCATTCTTTATAATTGTATTTGCATCATTCTTCTCCAAATGGTGGGAGAGTAAATACAATCCGTCTGCAGCATTTAAATATAGTTTCGGGCTAATCTTACTAGGTCTGGGATTCGGACTTTTAGCATTAGGGTCTAGCGGAGTGGCAGAAGGAGCTAAGGTGAGCATGATATGGTTAATATTAGCATACCTCTTACACACTTTAGGAGAATTATGTTTGTCACCTTTAGGCTTATCTTATGTTAGTAAACTTGTTCCAGCAAGAATGATAGCCTTTATGTTTGGTATGTGGTATTTAGCTATAGCCATTGGAAATAAGTTAGCAGGATCTTTAGGGGGAATGATAGAAACGGTTACTCAAGAGTATGACCTTTCAACTTTTTTCCTAATATTTACCATAGTGCCTATAGCCGGTGGAGTACTGGTAGCATTATTAAATCCACTGTTGAAAAGACTAATGCATGATATTCGATAA
- a CDS encoding thioredoxin family protein, translating into MKKTISIFIMMLVVGFTQAQEIKWMSMNDALAAQKKAPKKIMMDAYTTWCGPCKMMDKNTFTNRDVVAYINEHFYAVKFDAEGTEKINYKDFTYTNPNHDPNRKGRNSQHFLADALKITGYPSLVFFDENADVIAPIMGYRTPEQVEIFLKMIAKDDYKKLTTSDAWEKYSSNFKGTFKN; encoded by the coding sequence ATGAAAAAAACGATTAGCATTTTTATAATGATGTTGGTGGTTGGTTTTACCCAAGCACAGGAAATTAAATGGATGAGCATGAATGATGCTCTAGCAGCGCAAAAGAAAGCACCAAAAAAGATCATGATGGATGCTTATACAACATGGTGTGGGCCTTGTAAAATGATGGATAAGAATACTTTTACAAATAGAGATGTGGTAGCATATATCAACGAGCATTTTTATGCGGTAAAATTTGATGCCGAAGGAACCGAAAAAATTAATTATAAAGATTTCACGTATACCAATCCAAATCACGATCCTAATAGAAAAGGTAGAAATAGTCAGCATTTTTTAGCAGATGCTTTAAAGATTACTGGTTATCCAAGTCTGGTCTTTTTTGATGAGAATGCCGATGTTATCGCGCCAATAATGGGGTATAGAACTCCAGAGCAAGTAGAGATCTTTTTAAAGATGATCGCTAAAGATGATTATAAAAAGCTTACAACGTCTGATGCTTGGGAGAAATACTCCAGCAATTTTAAAGGCACTTTTAAGAATTAA